Proteins encoded together in one Chitinophaga sp. LS1 window:
- a CDS encoding RNA polymerase sigma factor, whose translation MGSGNSYQSFIAEEVLWNAFRQDDEQAFSEMYRRFSAVLYNYGYHLAGDAAQVQDAMQDLFADLWRTRHNLSATTSVKYYLFRSLRRRLHRLSDAKAALALDWSLQEESSAEDLRIMSEEDLLQQLRLQKAMRQLPVRQQEAIRLRFYDNFSWEEISGIMGVNEQSVRNLVQRAVVKLRELL comes from the coding sequence TTGGGGTCTGGAAATAGCTATCAGTCATTCATAGCGGAAGAGGTACTGTGGAATGCCTTTAGACAGGACGACGAACAGGCCTTTAGTGAGATGTACAGGCGTTTTTCTGCTGTATTGTATAACTACGGCTACCACCTTGCGGGAGATGCTGCACAGGTGCAGGATGCCATGCAGGATCTTTTTGCCGATCTCTGGCGTACAAGGCATAATCTCTCAGCGACTACTTCTGTCAAATACTATCTTTTCAGGTCTTTGCGGAGGCGTTTGCACCGGTTATCGGATGCAAAGGCAGCCCTGGCCCTTGATTGGTCATTGCAGGAGGAGTCTTCGGCAGAGGATTTGCGCATTATGAGCGAAGAGGATCTGTTGCAACAGCTTCGTTTGCAAAAAGCCATGCGACAATTGCCAGTCAGGCAACAGGAGGCTATCCGCCTCCGGTTTTATGATAATTTTAGCTGGGAAGAGATTTCCGGGATTATGGGCGTCAATGAGCAATCTGTTCGTAATCTGGTACAGCGTGCGGTAGTCAAATTAAGAGAGCTGCTGTAG